GCAAGTTTTTGCCTGATTTCCAGGGACTGGCGATAGTACTCCTCAGCCTTCTTAACATCGCCGCGAGCTCGAACCACAACGCCCAGATCGCTGAGAGAGACGGCGAAATCGAGACTTCCCGGGGCCAGCTTCTCCTTGATGGCAAGGGATTGGCGGTGGTAATCCTCTGACTTGGCCAGATCTCCTGATCTGTAGGCTATATTGCCAAGGCTATTGAAGGTTGATGACAAAGTCAGGCTGTTGGGAGCCTGCTTCTGCTTGATAGCCAGAGCACGCTGGCTGTATTTCTCCGCCTTCGCCAATTCACCGCGATTCTCGGCCACAATTGCCAGGTTATTAAGGCTAGAAGCAACCAGGAGACTATCCGGGGCCAGCTTTTCCCGGATGGCCAGCGCTTGCAGGTTATACTCCTCCGCTTTGACCAGATCGCGGCGGACTGAGGCCACGATCGCCAGGTTGCTGAGGCTTCGTGCAACCTCGAGGCTGCCGGGAGCAAGTTTCTCTTCGATCGCCAAAGCTTTGCTGTGGTATTCCTCCGCCTTCGCCAGATCGCCGCGATTCCAGGCCACCAGACCGAGGTTATCGAGATTTGCGGAAACATCCAGGCTTTCGGGCGACAATTTCTCCCGTATAGCCAGGGACTGGAGGTAGAATTGCTCCGCTTTATCGATCTCCCCGCGGCTTTGCGCCACGTTGCCCAGGTTAATCAGGCTTCCCGCGAGATCGAGGCTGCCGGGAGCAAGCTTCTCGCGGATCACGAAGGCCTGACGAAAGAAGTCCTCTGCTTTAGCCAGATCGCCTCGAGCCTTTGCAACATTGCCAAGACCGTTGAAGCTCTTCGCCAGGGGAAGGCTGGCTGGGGCCAGTTTTTGCTGGATCTCAATGGCCTGTAGAAAATACTTTTCAGCAGTCGTCAAGTCACCACGCGAGGTGACGGAATAACCAGTGCGATCCAGGGTATCTGCGAAGGTCAAACTGGTAGCGCTTAGTTTTTGACTTTCTTCGGCCGCCTGCTGGTAGTACTTGTCCGCATTGACCCAATCGGCCCGTTGCCGGAATGTATCGGCCCATCCTCGCAGCAGTTGCGCTTTTAACTCCTGTCCAGCCCCTGTGCACTGTGCAATTACCTCTTGATAAGCGGCATCGGCGTCTTTCCACTGGCGGCCTTCTGCCAATATATCCGCAGCGTGAGAGAGCAACCACAAGCGCAACCATGCCGGGGCCGCACCATCTATCTTGCCGGCAGCAGTGTGCCAATGCTCAGCGGCTTGCGTCAGGTTGCCAGCTTTGGCTTGCTCCTGGCCTTCCTGGTAAAGCGAAAGAAGATCGGGTGGAAGATTCGGCCGGGTCTTGAGGCCCCAATCACCAGGCGTAAATGTCCATGTCCGCTTCTCCGGGCCGCGCAGCCCTTCGAGCGTAACCGCACCACGCGGTCCCTGCTCGATCTCGATCTGGGAAACATCGAACGGCGATTCAATTTGACCTTTGGCATCGCCCCGGACCCAACTCAGAAGGACATCTCCCTCCAGCAATCCTGCTTTTTCGGCCGCATAGTTCGCCGTGACTTTTTCAACCACTGCTCCTGGCTTATAGCCTGGCGAAGCGGCGGTTTGTTGCTGGCCGGCCGTAGTCTGGCCGATGGCCAAAAGAGTCAGCAATAAGAATTTTGTGGTTGAAATAGTCAGGTTGCGCAGCTTCACGGTGCATCCCTTACGTCGTCGCTGAAGTTCCACGCATTATAACCGCATAAATTCCCGTTTCCCACTGAAGCAGGATTAACGCGGTTTTTACATCCGCCGGTGGCGATCTCACATCTAAAATCAAGGCAAAGCGTCAGGCGCTTGCGTGCCATTTTCTGTGGAATTACAGTAACCTTACCGCATTCTAAGATCATGCATAACCCGAATGAAGGAGATTCAACATGAAATCTGCCACTTATGCCACTTCAACTCCGGCGACGGTTCAAGCTCTTGGTTACGCTGCGGAGTCAGCACAGAGTGCGCTGTCACCGTTTTCTTTTCAGCGACGCGAGCCCTTGCCTCGCGACGTACAGCTTGAAATTCTCTACTGTGGCGTGTGCCACTCGGATTTGCATACCGTCCGCAATGAATGGCAGAACACGGTTTATCCCTGTGTGCCAGGCCACGAGATTGTAGGGCGCGTCACGAACGTTGGCTCTGAGGTCAAAAAGTTCAAGCTGGGCGACTTGGCCGCGGTCGGCTGTATGGTTGATTCCTGCCGCACCTGCCCAAGTTGCAAACAAGGCTTGGAGCAATACTGCGAAGTCGGCTTCACCGGCACCTACAACAGTGAAGACAAGCACCTGGGGGGAATGACCTACGGGGGCTACTCCAATCGCATCGTGGTCGATGAACACTTTGTGCTGCACATTCCAGACAAGCAGAACCTTGCCGGTGTGGCGCCTCTGCTGTGTGCCGGCATCACTACGTACTCGCCGCTCCGGCACTGGAAGGTGGGCAAGGGACAAAAAGTGGGAATCGTGGGACTCGGAGGTCTGGGCCACATGGGCGTAAAGATAGCCAACGCTATGGGAGCCTATGTGGTGCTCTTTACCACCTCGCCCAACAAGAAGGAAGATGGATTGCGTCTGGGTGCTCAAGAGGTGGTGGTATCAAAGAACCAAAATGAGATGGATAAGCATCTCAACAGCTTCGACTTCATTCTCGACACGGTTTCGGCCCAGCACGATATCAACGCCTATCTGGCTCTGCTCAAACGCGATGCAACGTTGACGTTGGTGGGCGCTCCTCCCGAGCCGCCTGCGGTGCAGGCATTCAGCCTGGTTTTCAAGCGCCGGAGCTTTGCCGGCTCGCTTATTGGCGGCATTGCTGAGACCCAGGAGATGCTGGATTTCTGCGCTAAACACTCGCTCACCGCCGATGTTGAAGTGATACCCATTCAGCAGATCAACCAGGCGTACGAGCGCATGCTGAAGAGTGACGTGAAATACCGCTTCGTCATTGACATGGCATCGCTGGCGAAATAGTACCGGGGCGTCCGCAGTGTTACAGTGCTTGTGGAGAAGGGGGGCAATTCCTTATCATTGACTTCCGAAAATTGATAAACCCAATCCACGCCCTCGGAACAAGTGAATAAACTCGTGACCAGGCACAAAATTGCGGTAATTCCCGGCGACGGCATCGGCAAAGAGGTTGTGCCCGAGGGCTTGCGCGTGCTCGACGCGGCGGCCACAAAATTCAATGTGGCTTTCGAGTGGCAGCACTTTGACTGGAGCTGCGATTATTACCTCAAAAACGGTGCCATGATGCCGGCGGATTGGAAAGAGCAGATCGGCCGGCATGAAGCGATCTTCTTCGGCGCCGTGGGCTGGCCTACGCTGGTCCCCGACCACATCTCGCTGTGGGGCATGCTGCTCAAGATCCGCCGGGAATTTGATCAATATGTGAACCTGCGCCCCGTGCGCCTTTTCCAGGGAGTACCCTCGCCTCTGGCAAACCGCAAACCGGGTGAAATTGACTTCTACGTCGTGCGGGAAAACACCGAAGGCGAATACTCCAGCATCGGTGGCCGGATTTTTTCCGGAACCAGCCATGAAGTCGTGGTCCAAGAAAGCATATTCACGCGCCGGGGCACGGACCGCGTCCTGAAATTTGCCTTTGAACTGGCGCAGAAGCGCCCCAAAAAGCACCTGACCTCAGCCACGAAATCGAACGGCATTTCCATCTCAATGCCTTTTTGGGATGAGCGCGTTGCCGAGTTTTCCACAAAGTATCCGGCCGTGCGGGTAGATAAATTTCATATTGATATCCTGACTGCCCATTTCGTGCAGCATCCTGATTGGTTTGATGTAGTTGTGGCGTCCAACTTGTTCGGCGACATTCTTTCCGACCTCGGCCCGGCGTGCACGGGCACCATCGGCATTGCACCCTCGGGAAACCTGAACCCGGAAGGCGAGTTTCCATCGCTGTTCGAACCGGTGCACGGCTCAGCCCCCGACATTTTCGGGAAGGGAATTGCCAACCCCATCGGCCAGATTTGGTCGGGCGCGATGATGCTCGACCATTTGGGACATCCCGAGGCGGCGGCCGCAGTCATGCGGGCCATTGAGATGGTTCTGGCCGAAGGCCCGCGCACGCCCGACATGGGCGGAAAGGCAACGACGGTCGAGGTGGGGAAAGCCGTGGCTTCTTCCATTTGAAACGATCATGAAAATCGTTGACCTGCGTGAAATCGTTGTCCCCATAAAATCAGAGATCCGCAACGCCTATGTGGATTTCAGCCAGATGACGGTCAGCGTCGTCGCGCTGATTACCGATGTCATCCGTGAGGGCAAACCCATCGTCGGGTTTGGTTTCAATTCCAATGGCCGCTATGCTCCCAGTGGATTGCTACGCGAACGTTTTATTCCGCGTCTTAAGTCCGCGGACCCGGGCAAGCTTCTCGATGAGAGCGGAGAGAACCTTGATCCCTTCCGGATTTGGGACGTCCTCATGACCAACGAAAAACCGGGCGGCCATGGCGAGCGCTCGGTAGCCGTTGGTGTGATTGATATGGCGGTCTGGGATGCGGCTGCCAAGATCGCAGATGAGCCGCTCTATCAGCTTCTGGCCAATCGCTTTCGCAACGGCGAAGTGGACCGAAAAATATTCGTCTATGCGGCCGGCGGGTACTACTATCCGGGCAAAGACATTGCAGCGCTGAAAGCGGAGATACAGAGTTATCTCGACCAGGGCTACTCATCGGTCAAGATCAAGATTGGCGGAGTGCCACTCGCCCAGGACCTCGAGAGAATTGAAGCAGTCCTGAAGCTGCTGAAGCGCCCCAGCCAGCTTGCCGTAGATGCCAACGGACGATTTGATCTCGCCAAAGCCATCGAGTATGCCCGCGCGCTTGCTCCCTACGGGCTACGTTGGTACGAGGAGCCTGGGGATCCACTCGACTACGCGCTGCAGTCGGAGCTCTCTAAGATTTACGCCGGGGCGATGGCAACGGGAGAAAATCTTTTTTCAATGCAGGATGCGCGTAATTTAATTCGTTACGCGGGCATGCGGGCTGACCGTGACATCCTTCAGTTTGACTGCGCGCTGAGCTATGGTTTGGTTGAGTATCTCCGGATACTAGAGATGCTCAAAGAGCACGGCTGGTCAGCGCGCCGCTGCATTCCCCACGGAGGGCATCAGATGTCGCTCAACATCGCCGCCGGATTAGGTTTGGGCGGCAACGAATCCTATCCTAGCGTGTTCAAACCCTTCAACGGATTCGCGGACGGAGTACCCGTGCAAGACAGTTTTGTCACTCTTCCCGATCTGCCAGGGATTGGGTTTGAAGCGAAAAACGAGCTGTTCTCAATCATGAAGACGATGGTCGGGTGAATTTACCACCAGCGCAGCAGCTTCCACCAAAGCATTCCCAGTCCCATCCACAGTGCCAGGTTGACCAGCGAAACGATGAACCCGATTCTCCACCAGGTTCCCTGAGAAACGTATCCGGTTCCAAAATAGACCGGTGCTGAGCCGGTTCCATAATGGGTCATGGCAGCATTCAAATTTGAGAAGTATGCCAAAGACAGAGCAGCGACCAGCGGATTAATTCCACTGGCTAAAGCAGCGGTGAGAAATCCCGGATAGAGCGCCGTGACCTGCGCCGTCATGCTGGCAAAGCCGTAGTGGATATAGAGGTACAAGGTTATGAGCACCATGAGCGCCACGATCCAGGGCCAGCCTTGTATGTAATGAAAGGCGCTCTTAGAGAGCACACCGACAACTCCGGCCTGCAATAAACTATCCGCCATCATGATCAGGGCCCCAAACCAGATGAGGGCCTCCCAGGCGCGGCGCTCGCCGAGGAGATCATCCCAGGAGATGACCCCGGTCACCAGCAGAGCAGAGATTCCAAACAGCGCAGCCACCGCGTTGGGCATTCCATGCCAGGGCGAAGTTACCCAGCCGGCCATCACCAGCAACAGGATTACCACCAGCCGCCACTCTTTGGAACTCATGGGGCCCATTTTTTTCAGCTCCTCGCGCGCGTGCACACGAGCGGATTCGGTATTCCTTATGCTGGGCGGGCGCAACCGATAAATCAACAACGGCACAACGATCAGCGCCGTCAAACCTGGAACACTCGCGCCGATGGCCCACTTGAGCCAAGTCAGCTCCACGTGTGCGATTTGATGGGCAAAGTCGGCCATCAGCGGATTCGACGCCATCCCGGTCAGGAACATGGCGGAAGCAGTGTATGTG
The Terriglobales bacterium DNA segment above includes these coding regions:
- a CDS encoding NAD(P)-dependent alcohol dehydrogenase — its product is MKSATYATSTPATVQALGYAAESAQSALSPFSFQRREPLPRDVQLEILYCGVCHSDLHTVRNEWQNTVYPCVPGHEIVGRVTNVGSEVKKFKLGDLAAVGCMVDSCRTCPSCKQGLEQYCEVGFTGTYNSEDKHLGGMTYGGYSNRIVVDEHFVLHIPDKQNLAGVAPLLCAGITTYSPLRHWKVGKGQKVGIVGLGGLGHMGVKIANAMGAYVVLFTTSPNKKEDGLRLGAQEVVVSKNQNEMDKHLNSFDFILDTVSAQHDINAYLALLKRDATLTLVGAPPEPPAVQAFSLVFKRRSFAGSLIGGIAETQEMLDFCAKHSLTADVEVIPIQQINQAYERMLKSDVKYRFVIDMASLAK
- a CDS encoding tartrate dehydrogenase: MTRHKIAVIPGDGIGKEVVPEGLRVLDAAATKFNVAFEWQHFDWSCDYYLKNGAMMPADWKEQIGRHEAIFFGAVGWPTLVPDHISLWGMLLKIRREFDQYVNLRPVRLFQGVPSPLANRKPGEIDFYVVRENTEGEYSSIGGRIFSGTSHEVVVQESIFTRRGTDRVLKFAFELAQKRPKKHLTSATKSNGISISMPFWDERVAEFSTKYPAVRVDKFHIDILTAHFVQHPDWFDVVVASNLFGDILSDLGPACTGTIGIAPSGNLNPEGEFPSLFEPVHGSAPDIFGKGIANPIGQIWSGAMMLDHLGHPEAAAAVMRAIEMVLAEGPRTPDMGGKATTVEVGKAVASSI
- a CDS encoding mandelate racemase/muconate lactonizing enzyme family protein — translated: MKIVDLREIVVPIKSEIRNAYVDFSQMTVSVVALITDVIREGKPIVGFGFNSNGRYAPSGLLRERFIPRLKSADPGKLLDESGENLDPFRIWDVLMTNEKPGGHGERSVAVGVIDMAVWDAAAKIADEPLYQLLANRFRNGEVDRKIFVYAAGGYYYPGKDIAALKAEIQSYLDQGYSSVKIKIGGVPLAQDLERIEAVLKLLKRPSQLAVDANGRFDLAKAIEYARALAPYGLRWYEEPGDPLDYALQSELSKIYAGAMATGENLFSMQDARNLIRYAGMRADRDILQFDCALSYGLVEYLRILEMLKEHGWSARRCIPHGGHQMSLNIAAGLGLGGNESYPSVFKPFNGFADGVPVQDSFVTLPDLPGIGFEAKNELFSIMKTMVG
- a CDS encoding DASS family sodium-coupled anion symporter, coding for MVDRNWQTDLMTATAEVRAVKAPTNKLFRWIFVLVPGLLLYFLPLGGLTPTQRHLLAIFIATVVALVVQPVPMGVSTMVAITLLALTKTIAPNQIFSGYSNPTVWLIFTAFLFSRAVTLAGFGMRVAYNFIRRFGHSSLTLSYSIAASDLVLAPFIPSDTARGGGIICPVVHSIARALGSEPGSPAVELGAFLMLVGFHSTYTASAMFLTGMASNPLMADFAHQIAHVELTWLKWAIGASVPGLTALIVVPLLIYRLRPPSIRNTESARVHAREELKKMGPMSSKEWRLVVILLLVMAGWVTSPWHGMPNAVAALFGISALLVTGVISWDDLLGERRAWEALIWFGALIMMADSLLQAGVVGVLSKSAFHYIQGWPWIVALMVLITLYLYIHYGFASMTAQVTALYPGFLTAALASGINPLVAALSLAYFSNLNAAMTHYGTGSAPVYFGTGYVSQGTWWRIGFIVSLVNLALWMGLGMLWWKLLRWW